The Streptomyces avermitilis MA-4680 = NBRC 14893 genome contains a region encoding:
- a CDS encoding catechol 2,3-dioxygenase codes for MTPPLGDIAHLGHVELLTPDLDRSVRFFTDILGLTVNGTSGDSVYLRTWDDYEHHSLILTAHGKPGMRRTALRASSEEALQRRVKDLENTGRGGRWVEDEPGIGPLYVSSDPDGHELALYWESEWYEAPPELKPGLKNQPQAKPGQGVGVRRLDHVNFLASDVAANAAFTREVLGARATEQIVLDSGKVAAQWLTFTNKSYDVVYTSDWTGSSGRLHHVAFATDNRDDILRAADLCLDNDVFIETGPHKHAIQQTFFLYVYEPGGNRIELCNPLTRLVLAPDWPLITWTEAERAKGQAWGLKTIESFHTHGTPPVD; via the coding sequence ATGACTCCGCCCCTCGGAGACATCGCCCACCTCGGGCACGTCGAACTGCTCACCCCGGACCTGGACCGCAGTGTCCGGTTCTTCACCGACATCCTCGGGCTGACCGTCAACGGCACCTCCGGAGACTCCGTCTACCTGCGGACCTGGGACGACTACGAGCACCACAGTCTGATCCTCACCGCGCACGGGAAGCCGGGGATGCGCCGCACGGCCCTGCGCGCCTCCAGCGAGGAGGCCCTTCAGCGCCGGGTCAAGGATCTGGAGAACACCGGCCGCGGGGGTCGCTGGGTCGAGGACGAACCGGGCATCGGCCCGCTGTACGTCTCCAGTGATCCCGACGGCCACGAACTCGCCCTGTATTGGGAGAGCGAGTGGTACGAGGCACCGCCCGAGCTGAAGCCGGGTCTGAAGAACCAGCCCCAGGCCAAGCCCGGCCAGGGCGTGGGCGTGCGCCGCCTGGACCACGTCAACTTCCTCGCCTCCGACGTCGCGGCCAACGCGGCCTTCACCCGGGAGGTGCTCGGCGCCCGCGCCACCGAGCAGATCGTGCTCGACAGCGGGAAGGTGGCCGCCCAGTGGCTCACCTTCACCAACAAGTCGTACGACGTCGTCTACACCTCGGACTGGACGGGTTCCAGCGGACGGCTGCACCACGTCGCGTTCGCGACCGACAACCGTGACGACATCCTGCGCGCCGCCGACCTCTGCCTCGACAACGACGTGTTCATCGAGACCGGTCCGCACAAGCACGCCATCCAGCAGACGTTCTTCCTGTACGTCTACGAGCCGGGCGGCAACCGCATCGAGCTGTGCAACCCGCTCACCCGTCTGGTGCTGGCCCCCGACTGGCCGCTGATCACCTGGACCGAGGCCGAGCGGGCCAAGGGGCAGGCCTGGGGCCTGAAGACCATCGAGTCCTTCCACACCCACGGCACACCGCCCGTCGACTGA
- a CDS encoding 4-oxalomesaconate tautomerase: MTGTREVRCMLMRGGTSKGAYFLAEDLPADAGARDDLLLRVMGSPDPRQIDGLGGAHPLTSKVAVVSVSADPEADVGYLFLQVGVDTAQVTDRQNCGNLLAGVGPFAVERGLVAPGDAETSVRIRMLNTGDLAVATFPTPGGRVDYTGSAEISGVPGTAAPVVIEFPPGGSPLLPTGLARDVVAGTPVTCVDNGMPTVLIAASSLNVKGYEDPKDLEEDVALADRLRAIRLEAGRLMGLGDVDGTTVPKLSLLAPPLHGGAIMTRTFIPVRCHTSIGVLGAASVAAGLRVEGGVGQDLARLPAHGDRLRIEHPTGFLDLETSIEHGAAGAVPVARRTAVVRTARKIFDGTVFPRSAATAPTPARHS; the protein is encoded by the coding sequence GTGACCGGGACCCGGGAGGTGCGCTGCATGCTCATGCGCGGCGGCACCTCCAAGGGGGCCTACTTCCTGGCCGAGGACCTGCCCGCCGACGCCGGCGCGCGCGACGACCTGCTGCTGCGCGTCATGGGCAGCCCCGATCCGCGCCAGATCGACGGCCTGGGCGGGGCGCATCCCCTGACCAGCAAGGTGGCCGTCGTCTCCGTCTCCGCCGACCCCGAGGCGGACGTCGGCTATCTGTTCCTCCAAGTCGGCGTCGACACCGCCCAGGTGACCGACCGGCAGAACTGCGGCAACCTGCTCGCCGGGGTCGGCCCCTTCGCCGTGGAACGCGGGCTGGTCGCCCCGGGGGACGCGGAGACGTCCGTACGGATCCGCATGCTCAACACCGGGGACCTGGCCGTCGCGACCTTTCCCACCCCGGGGGGACGCGTCGACTACACCGGCTCGGCCGAGATCTCCGGTGTGCCGGGGACCGCCGCCCCGGTGGTCATCGAGTTCCCGCCGGGCGGCAGTCCGCTGCTGCCTACAGGGCTGGCCCGTGACGTCGTCGCCGGCACCCCGGTGACCTGCGTGGACAACGGAATGCCGACCGTGTTGATCGCCGCTTCCTCACTGAACGTCAAGGGCTACGAGGACCCCAAGGACCTGGAGGAGGATGTGGCCCTCGCCGACCGGCTCCGGGCGATCCGGCTGGAGGCCGGACGGCTGATGGGGCTCGGTGACGTCGACGGCACCACCGTGCCCAAACTCAGCCTCCTGGCACCGCCCCTGCACGGCGGCGCGATCATGACCCGCACCTTCATCCCGGTGCGCTGCCACACCTCCATCGGTGTCCTGGGCGCCGCGAGTGTGGCCGCCGGGCTGCGCGTCGAGGGGGGCGTCGGCCAGGACCTGGCGCGCCTGCCCGCACACGGGGACCGATTGCGCATCGAGCACCCCACCGGGTTCCTCGACCTCGAAACCAGCATCGAGCACGGCGCCGCGGGCGCAGTGCCGGTGGCCCGCCGGACCGCCGTCGTGCGTACCGCGCGAAAGATCTTCGACGGCACCGTCTTCCCCCGGTCCGCCGCAACCGCGCCGACACCCGCGCGCCACAGCTAA
- a CDS encoding 4-carboxy-4-hydroxy-2-oxoadipate aldolase/oxaloacetate decarboxylase, with the protein MSGVIVTNPPKADAKDVESLSGYGVATVHEALGRSGLLGPDLRPIQQGVRICGSAVTVLSWPGDNLMIHAAVEQCGEGDLLVVTTTSPSTDGMFGELFATALQRRGVRGLVTNAGVRDTEELREMGFPVWARAVSSQGTVKATGGSVNVPVAIGGQTVRPGDVILADDDGVMCVPRERSARAVEASAARTAKEEASRAAFAKGELGLDRYGLRDTLARLGVEYRTYEEYAREEAGS; encoded by the coding sequence ATGAGCGGCGTGATCGTCACCAACCCGCCCAAGGCGGATGCGAAGGACGTCGAGTCGCTGTCCGGCTACGGCGTGGCCACGGTCCACGAGGCGCTCGGCCGCAGCGGCCTCCTCGGCCCCGACCTGCGCCCCATCCAGCAGGGCGTACGGATCTGCGGCAGCGCCGTCACCGTACTCAGCTGGCCCGGCGACAACCTCATGATCCACGCGGCGGTGGAGCAGTGCGGCGAGGGCGACCTCCTGGTCGTCACCACCACCTCTCCCTCCACCGACGGCATGTTCGGCGAGCTGTTCGCCACCGCCCTCCAACGGCGGGGCGTGCGCGGCCTGGTGACCAACGCGGGCGTGCGGGACACCGAAGAACTGCGTGAGATGGGCTTCCCGGTGTGGGCGAGGGCCGTGAGCTCCCAGGGCACCGTGAAGGCCACCGGCGGCTCGGTCAACGTACCGGTCGCGATCGGCGGGCAGACGGTCCGGCCCGGCGATGTGATCCTCGCCGACGACGACGGTGTCATGTGTGTGCCCCGCGAGCGGTCCGCCCGGGCCGTCGAGGCGTCCGCCGCCCGCACCGCCAAGGAAGAGGCGTCCCGCGCCGCCTTCGCCAAGGGCGAGCTGGGCCTCGACCGCTACGGACTGCGCGACACCCTCGCCCGGCTCGGCGTCGAGTACCGCACCTACGAGGAGTACGCCCGCGAGGAGGCGGGCTCGTGA
- a CDS encoding PIG-L deacetylase family protein, translating to MTHGNAPATPRSTLVITAHAGDFVWRAGGAIALAASRGEKVTIACLTFGERGESAKAWREGKSLEEIKGIRREEAEKAAATLGAEVVFFDAGDYPLLATPELTDRLVAVHRQAQPDVVLTHPLDDPYNGDHPAAARMALDARVLAQAIGYPAPGEIIGAPPVFFFEPHQPEMCGFKPEVLLDITEVWETKRKAMECLAAQQHLWDYYTDLGKRRGVQLKRNAGPNLGLPHATYAEAYMRPYPQVTGELA from the coding sequence ATGACGCACGGCAACGCGCCCGCCACCCCACGGTCCACACTCGTCATCACCGCGCACGCCGGGGACTTCGTGTGGCGAGCGGGCGGAGCCATCGCCCTGGCGGCGTCCCGCGGCGAGAAGGTCACCATCGCGTGTCTGACCTTCGGTGAGCGCGGCGAATCCGCCAAGGCGTGGCGCGAGGGCAAGTCGCTGGAGGAGATCAAGGGGATCCGGCGCGAGGAGGCCGAGAAGGCGGCCGCCACCCTCGGCGCCGAGGTCGTCTTCTTCGACGCCGGCGACTACCCCCTGCTCGCCACGCCCGAGTTGACCGACCGGCTGGTGGCCGTTCACCGGCAGGCCCAGCCGGACGTCGTGCTCACCCACCCCCTCGACGACCCCTACAACGGCGACCACCCGGCGGCGGCTCGGATGGCCCTGGACGCGCGCGTGCTCGCCCAGGCCATCGGCTACCCGGCCCCCGGGGAGATCATCGGGGCCCCGCCGGTGTTCTTCTTCGAGCCGCACCAGCCCGAGATGTGCGGGTTCAAGCCGGAGGTCCTCCTCGACATCACCGAGGTGTGGGAGACCAAGCGCAAGGCCATGGAGTGCCTGGCCGCCCAGCAGCACCTGTGGGACTACTACACCGACCTGGGCAAGCGCCGCGGTGTCCAGCTCAAGCGCAACGCCGGACCCAACCTCGGTCTGCCGCACGCCACGTACGCCGAGGCGTACATGCGTCCCTACCCGCAGGTCACGGGGGAGCTGGCATGA
- a CDS encoding GntR family transcriptional regulator: protein MPKEARPSTGEQAKQHALTQLRQAILHGEMAPAQRLVENELAEQFGVTRASIRAALIDLAAEGLVERIRNRGSRVRVVTVEEAVAITECRMVLEGLCAAKAAVAASDEQLTELADLGAAMTKAVADGEPVTYSELNHELHDRIREFSGQQTAVELLERLNAQLVRHRFQLALRPGRPQHSLNEHLSMIEAIRDRDPQAAEVAVRAHLTSVIEALRD, encoded by the coding sequence ATGCCGAAGGAAGCCCGTCCGAGCACTGGAGAGCAGGCCAAGCAGCATGCGTTGACGCAGCTGCGGCAGGCGATCCTGCACGGCGAGATGGCACCGGCGCAGCGGCTGGTGGAGAACGAACTCGCCGAACAGTTCGGTGTGACGCGGGCCAGCATCCGGGCGGCGCTCATCGATCTGGCGGCCGAAGGGCTGGTGGAGCGGATCCGCAACCGCGGTTCGCGGGTGCGGGTGGTGACCGTGGAGGAAGCGGTCGCCATCACCGAGTGCCGCATGGTCCTCGAAGGGCTGTGCGCGGCCAAGGCGGCCGTCGCGGCCAGCGACGAGCAGCTGACCGAGCTCGCGGACCTGGGCGCGGCGATGACCAAGGCCGTGGCCGACGGCGAGCCGGTGACGTACTCGGAGCTCAACCATGAACTGCACGACAGGATCCGGGAGTTCTCCGGGCAGCAGACGGCCGTGGAGCTACTGGAGCGGCTCAACGCGCAACTGGTGCGCCATCGCTTCCAGTTGGCGCTGAGACCGGGGCGTCCGCAGCACTCCCTGAACGAGCACCTGTCCATGATCGAAGCGATCAGGGACAGGGACCCGCAGGCGGCCGAGGTGGCCGTCCGCGCCCACCTCACCAGCGTGATCGAGGCGCTGCGCGACTGA
- a CDS encoding APC family permease → MAGTSDPTAGAGSPGGKPSEPGWVPDSKFRKDMGPWANFALGFTYLSPVVSTYTLFGTALAAGGPPMIWAFLLAGAGQFLVALVFGEVVAQYPIAGGVYPWARRLWGPRWAWMTGWVYMWALLVTITSVAYGAGPYIAILLGFAPTVHTTVGCTVVLIVVAALINYAGTRALSWAAVIGFTGELVGALVVGIYLLVTHREHGIGVIFDSFGAEGDGSYLPAFLGAAIIGFYQYYGFEACGDTAEEVEHPGRVIPRAMRRTIYVGGAAATFTCLTLLLSVTDYRAVISGKDTDPVVRVLYDAMGEVGARLVMGVVLISFLSCTVSLQAAAGRLIYSYARDRMIFGHKLLERFSPARAVPTYALLVAAVVPALIAFGSLVSENALTKIVSFAILGIYASFQMVVLAALRARLKGWEPAGEFTLGRFGLVVNAAALAYGIFAIINICWPRNPEQPWFDNYVVLLCGGVVLITGLLYMVTTRHHGRGEAPSGDAIPCDGTSV, encoded by the coding sequence ATGGCCGGAACCAGCGACCCGACCGCGGGAGCCGGCTCGCCGGGCGGGAAGCCCTCGGAACCCGGCTGGGTGCCGGACTCCAAGTTCCGCAAGGACATGGGGCCGTGGGCGAACTTCGCACTCGGCTTCACCTACCTGTCACCCGTCGTCAGTACCTACACCTTGTTCGGCACCGCGCTCGCCGCGGGCGGACCGCCCATGATCTGGGCGTTCCTGCTGGCCGGTGCCGGCCAGTTCCTCGTCGCCCTCGTCTTCGGCGAGGTCGTGGCGCAGTACCCCATCGCCGGAGGCGTCTATCCCTGGGCCCGGCGCCTGTGGGGCCCGCGGTGGGCCTGGATGACCGGCTGGGTCTATATGTGGGCGCTCCTGGTCACGATCACCTCGGTGGCGTACGGGGCAGGCCCGTACATCGCGATCCTGCTCGGCTTCGCGCCGACCGTGCACACGACCGTCGGGTGCACGGTGGTCCTCATCGTGGTGGCCGCCCTGATCAACTACGCGGGAACCAGGGCTCTTTCGTGGGCGGCCGTCATCGGTTTCACCGGGGAACTGGTCGGGGCGCTGGTCGTCGGCATCTACCTGCTGGTCACCCATCGCGAGCACGGCATCGGCGTCATCTTCGACTCCTTCGGCGCCGAGGGCGACGGCAGCTACCTGCCGGCGTTCCTCGGCGCGGCCATCATCGGCTTCTACCAGTACTACGGGTTCGAGGCCTGCGGCGACACCGCGGAGGAGGTCGAGCACCCCGGCCGTGTCATCCCCCGGGCCATGCGCCGCACGATCTACGTGGGCGGCGCCGCGGCCACCTTCACCTGCCTCACGCTCCTGCTGTCGGTGACGGACTACCGGGCCGTCATCTCCGGCAAGGACACCGACCCCGTGGTGCGCGTGCTGTACGACGCGATGGGCGAAGTGGGCGCCAGGCTCGTGATGGGGGTCGTCCTCATCTCGTTCCTGTCCTGCACCGTCAGCCTTCAGGCGGCGGCGGGCCGGCTCATCTACTCGTACGCACGCGACCGCATGATCTTCGGGCACAAGCTGCTGGAGCGGTTCTCCCCGGCACGGGCCGTACCCACCTACGCGCTGCTCGTCGCGGCCGTCGTGCCCGCGCTGATCGCCTTCGGCTCGCTGGTGTCGGAGAACGCCCTCACGAAGATCGTCTCGTTCGCGATCCTCGGTATCTACGCCTCGTTCCAGATGGTCGTCCTGGCCGCGCTGCGAGCCCGCCTCAAGGGCTGGGAACCCGCGGGCGAGTTCACTCTGGGCCGCTTCGGGCTCGTCGTGAACGCCGCCGCCCTGGCCTACGGGATCTTCGCCATCATCAACATCTGCTGGCCTCGAAATCCGGAACAGCCGTGGTTCGACAACTACGTCGTGCTGCTGTGCGGAGGCGTCGTCCTGATCACCGGCCTGCTGTACATGGTGACCACCCGCCACCACGGGCGCGGCGAGGCTCCGTCGGGAGACGCGATCCCTTGTGACGGTACTTCCGTCTGA
- a CDS encoding GMC family oxidoreductase, giving the protein MTDEPEYDYVIVGGGTAGCVLAARLTEDPDCRVCVIEGGPSDVGDERILRLRNWINLLGSEFDYGYTTVEQPRGNSHILHSRARVLGGCSSHNTVISFLPLPEDLDDWVDRGCTGWGPDVLLPYRHRLQNRIVPVADKDRNPIARDFVTAAASALGVPVIEDFNARPFAEGAGFFSLAYEPESNRRSSASVAYLHPVLDRPNLTLRLETWAYGLLPDGDGRLTRVQVRQSDGTTATVRAARDMLLCAGAIDTPRLLLLSGVGPAQQLRDLGIEVRADVPGVGENLLDHPESVIVWETHGPLPPNSAMDSDAGLFLRRAPRGPRPDLMFHFYQVPFTVNTERLGHPAIEHGVCMTPNVPRARSVGRMWLADADPTRQPCLDFRYFTDPEGYDEKTIVDGLGIAREVAAAAPLRDWLKREVAPGPDIRTDAELSAYGRKAAHTVYHPAGTCRMGADDDPLAVLDPQLRVRGVSGVRVVDASLFPTMPTINPMLTVLLAAERAVDLIKGTRQPGEAR; this is encoded by the coding sequence GTGACGGACGAACCGGAATACGACTACGTCATCGTCGGCGGGGGCACGGCCGGATGCGTTCTGGCGGCCCGCCTGACGGAGGACCCCGACTGCCGCGTCTGCGTCATCGAGGGCGGTCCCAGCGACGTGGGCGACGAGCGGATCCTGCGCCTGCGCAACTGGATCAACCTGCTCGGCTCGGAGTTCGACTACGGCTACACGACCGTGGAACAGCCGCGCGGGAACTCGCACATTCTGCATTCCCGGGCCCGCGTCCTCGGCGGCTGCTCCTCGCACAACACGGTCATCAGCTTCCTTCCGCTGCCCGAGGACCTCGACGACTGGGTCGACAGGGGCTGCACCGGCTGGGGTCCGGACGTGCTGCTGCCGTACCGTCATCGCCTCCAGAACCGGATCGTGCCGGTCGCCGACAAGGACCGCAATCCGATCGCCCGCGATTTCGTGACCGCCGCCGCTTCGGCCCTCGGGGTCCCGGTGATCGAGGACTTCAACGCGCGGCCGTTCGCCGAAGGCGCCGGATTCTTCTCCCTGGCGTACGAGCCGGAGAGCAACCGGCGCTCCTCCGCCTCCGTCGCCTATCTGCACCCCGTGCTGGACCGCCCCAACCTGACGCTCCGGCTGGAGACATGGGCGTACGGGCTGCTGCCGGACGGTGACGGCCGTCTCACCCGCGTCCAGGTCCGGCAGAGCGACGGCACCACCGCGACGGTGCGAGCCGCGCGCGACATGCTGCTGTGCGCGGGAGCGATCGACACACCGCGCCTGCTCCTGCTGTCCGGCGTGGGGCCCGCGCAGCAGCTCCGCGATCTCGGCATCGAGGTGCGGGCGGATGTGCCGGGCGTCGGCGAGAACCTCCTCGACCACCCCGAGTCGGTCATCGTCTGGGAGACGCACGGCCCGCTGCCCCCGAACTCGGCCATGGACTCGGACGCGGGACTGTTCCTGCGCCGCGCTCCGCGCGGGCCGCGCCCGGACCTGATGTTCCACTTCTACCAAGTCCCGTTCACGGTCAACACCGAACGGCTCGGCCACCCGGCGATCGAGCACGGCGTCTGTATGACACCGAACGTACCCAGAGCCCGCTCGGTGGGACGGATGTGGCTGGCCGACGCGGACCCGACGCGGCAGCCCTGCCTGGACTTCCGGTACTTCACCGACCCCGAGGGCTACGACGAGAAGACCATCGTCGACGGACTCGGGATCGCCCGGGAAGTGGCCGCCGCCGCACCGTTGCGGGACTGGCTGAAACGGGAGGTCGCGCCGGGACCGGACATCCGCACGGACGCCGAACTGTCCGCGTACGGAAGGAAAGCCGCGCACACCGTCTACCACCCGGCCGGCACCTGCCGGATGGGCGCGGACGACGATCCGCTGGCCGTCCTCGACCCGCAGCTGCGGGTGCGCGGCGTCAGCGGAGTGCGAGTCGTCGACGCGTCCCTGTTCCCGACGATGCCCACCATCAACCCGATGCTGACCGTGCTGCTGGCAGCGGAACGCGCGGTCGATCTGATCAAGGGGACGCGGCAGCCCGGAGAGGCACGCTGA
- a CDS encoding aldehyde dehydrogenase family protein, protein MPDLFIDGEWVRGATGTTREVVNPFDATVVRSVDEGDATDVDRAVTAARRAFHAADWAAAPTQRRADVLFRVAEYLLRDIEEIARDETLNTGKTLAEARIDVKDVSNAFRYFAEMAGKDAGRVVDAGPDVLSRVVHEPVGVCALIAPWNYPLLQASWKVAPALAAGNTFVLKPSEITPLTTIAMMRLIEEAGAPPGVANLVLGAGATVGSAMTVHPEVDLVSFTGGLGTGRRIMESAAREVKNIALELGGKNPNVVFDDADFEAAVDHTLDASFLHSGQVCSAGSRLLVQDSWHDRFVRELADRASRIRLGNGLDPHTESGPLSSAEHRAKVEKYIDLGRSEGARLVTGGRRPDDPDLAHGFFLLPTIFDDCDRSMRIVQEEVFGPVVTVETFRTEDEAVELANDTRYGLAAGVWTGEASRAQRVAARLRHGTVWINDFHPYLPQAEWGGYGQSGVGRELGPTGLREYQEIKHIYQNLSPGPSGWFKG, encoded by the coding sequence ATGCCCGATCTGTTCATCGACGGTGAGTGGGTCCGGGGCGCGACAGGCACGACACGGGAGGTGGTCAATCCCTTCGACGCGACCGTTGTCCGCAGTGTCGACGAGGGCGATGCCACGGACGTCGACCGCGCGGTGACAGCGGCCAGGCGGGCCTTCCACGCCGCTGACTGGGCGGCCGCGCCGACACAGCGACGGGCGGACGTCCTGTTCCGGGTGGCGGAGTACCTCCTGCGGGACATCGAGGAGATCGCGCGGGACGAGACCCTGAACACGGGCAAGACCCTTGCCGAAGCCCGGATCGACGTCAAGGACGTGTCGAACGCCTTCCGCTACTTCGCCGAGATGGCCGGCAAGGACGCGGGACGCGTCGTCGACGCCGGCCCGGACGTTCTCAGCCGCGTCGTCCACGAACCCGTCGGGGTCTGCGCGCTGATCGCCCCCTGGAACTATCCACTGCTCCAGGCTTCTTGGAAGGTCGCACCGGCGCTCGCCGCGGGCAACACGTTCGTCCTCAAACCGAGCGAGATCACCCCGCTCACGACCATCGCCATGATGCGGCTCATCGAGGAGGCGGGCGCACCTCCCGGAGTGGCCAATCTCGTTCTCGGCGCCGGCGCCACCGTCGGGTCGGCGATGACGGTGCACCCGGAGGTGGACCTGGTGTCCTTCACGGGCGGTCTGGGAACCGGCCGCCGGATCATGGAGTCGGCGGCCCGCGAGGTGAAGAACATCGCCCTGGAACTGGGCGGCAAGAACCCGAACGTCGTCTTCGACGACGCGGACTTCGAGGCCGCGGTCGACCACACGCTCGACGCGTCCTTCCTGCACTCCGGGCAGGTCTGCTCGGCCGGCTCACGGCTGCTGGTGCAGGACTCCTGGCACGACCGCTTCGTCCGGGAACTCGCCGACCGTGCCTCCCGCATCCGGCTCGGCAACGGCCTCGACCCGCACACCGAGAGCGGTCCGCTCAGCTCCGCCGAACACCGGGCCAAGGTGGAGAAGTACATCGACCTCGGCCGGTCCGAGGGAGCACGGCTGGTGACCGGGGGCCGGCGCCCCGACGACCCGGACCTCGCACACGGCTTCTTCCTGCTGCCGACGATCTTCGACGACTGCGACCGGTCCATGCGCATCGTCCAGGAGGAGGTCTTCGGACCGGTGGTCACCGTCGAGACGTTCCGTACCGAGGACGAAGCGGTCGAGCTCGCGAACGACACCCGCTACGGGCTCGCGGCAGGTGTGTGGACCGGCGAGGCGAGCCGGGCGCAGCGTGTCGCCGCCCGGCTGCGGCACGGCACGGTGTGGATCAACGACTTCCACCCGTATCTCCCCCAGGCGGAGTGGGGCGGCTACGGGCAGTCGGGCGTGGGACGTGAGCTGGGACCCACGGGCCTGCGCGAATACCAGGAGATCAAGCACATCTACCAGAACCTCTCTCCCGGCCCCTCCGGCTGGTTCAAGGGCTGA
- a CDS encoding thiamine pyrophosphate-dependent enzyme, giving the protein MTITTERGSQQYAYTDLPRLMGLMTGDEKHGPAATSTLDALWVLYDRVLRVAPERVDEPGRDRFLLSKGHGPMAYYAVLAAKGFLPVDWLPDFGSYDSPLGHHPDRVLVPGAEIGSGSLGHGLPIAVGTALGLRAQGLGEPRVWVLTGDAELDEGSNHEAIAYAGAAGLERLHTIVIDNSSATHALTGGIAARFEAAGWATTTVDGHDHEALHAAFTAPHEGRPLAVVARVRPKDA; this is encoded by the coding sequence ATGACGATCACGACGGAACGCGGTTCCCAGCAGTACGCGTACACCGACCTGCCCCGGCTGATGGGGCTGATGACCGGCGACGAGAAGCACGGGCCCGCCGCGACGTCCACGCTGGACGCGCTGTGGGTGCTCTACGACCGTGTGCTGCGCGTCGCTCCCGAGCGGGTGGACGAGCCGGGGCGGGACCGGTTCCTGCTGTCCAAGGGGCACGGGCCGATGGCGTACTACGCCGTTCTCGCCGCCAAGGGGTTCCTGCCGGTCGACTGGCTGCCGGACTTCGGCTCGTACGACTCGCCGCTCGGGCACCACCCCGACCGCGTCCTGGTGCCGGGCGCCGAGATCGGCAGCGGGTCGCTCGGCCACGGGCTGCCCATCGCCGTGGGCACGGCCCTGGGGCTGCGGGCCCAGGGACTAGGCGAGCCGCGCGTCTGGGTGCTGACCGGCGACGCCGAACTCGACGAGGGGAGCAATCACGAGGCGATCGCGTACGCCGGTGCCGCCGGCCTCGAACGCCTGCACACCATCGTGATCGACAACTCCTCCGCCACCCACGCCCTGACCGGCGGGATCGCCGCCCGCTTCGAGGCGGCCGGCTGGGCCACCACGACCGTCGACGGCCACGACCACGAGGCCTTGCACGCCGCCTTCACCGCGCCCCACGAGGGCCGGCCGCTCGCAGTCGTCGCCCGTGTCCGCCCGAAGGACGCCTGA
- a CDS encoding transketolase family protein has product MDTMRDRFAPVVSRLLDEDPRVVVVLAEIGKDGFTEARRRHPDRVINVGIREQLLVGAGAGLALTGLRPVLHTFASFLVERPFEQVKLDLGHQDVGAVLVSAAASFDWPAGGYTHMSPGDVALLDTLDGWTMHVPGHPDEAETLLRHAVAAGDDKVYVRLSVQSNARRRAVDGERFLTVREGRAGVVVAVGPLLDPVLEATEGLDVTVLYATTVRPFDAVALRRATETAGTDVVLVEPYLAGTSTAAANDALHDVPHRVLGLGVGRPELRRYGSVDEHMAAHGLDAGSLRQRIAEFAGAPARA; this is encoded by the coding sequence ATGGACACCATGCGTGACCGTTTCGCCCCCGTCGTCTCCCGGCTGCTCGACGAGGACCCCCGGGTCGTGGTCGTCCTCGCCGAGATCGGCAAGGACGGCTTCACCGAGGCCCGGCGCAGGCATCCCGACCGGGTGATCAACGTCGGTATCCGCGAACAGCTCCTGGTCGGAGCCGGTGCGGGGCTCGCCCTGACCGGGCTGCGGCCGGTGCTGCACACGTTCGCCAGTTTTCTGGTCGAGCGGCCCTTCGAGCAGGTCAAGCTGGATCTCGGCCACCAGGACGTGGGCGCGGTCCTCGTCAGCGCCGCGGCCTCCTTCGACTGGCCCGCCGGCGGCTACACCCATATGTCGCCCGGTGACGTGGCCCTCCTGGACACGCTGGACGGCTGGACCATGCACGTCCCCGGTCATCCGGACGAGGCGGAGACGCTGCTCAGGCACGCCGTGGCCGCGGGCGACGACAAGGTGTACGTACGGCTGTCCGTGCAGTCGAACGCGCGGCGCCGCGCCGTCGACGGCGAGCGCTTCCTGACCGTCCGCGAGGGACGCGCGGGCGTGGTCGTCGCCGTCGGCCCGCTGCTCGACCCCGTGCTCGAAGCCACCGAGGGACTCGACGTCACCGTCCTGTACGCGACCACCGTCCGCCCCTTCGACGCCGTCGCCCTGCGCCGGGCCACGGAGACCGCGGGCACCGATGTCGTCCTGGTCGAGCCGTACCTGGCGGGGACCTCGACCGCCGCCGCGAACGACGCGCTCCACGATGTGCCGCACCGTGTGCTCGGCCTCGGCGTGGGCCGGCCCGAGCTGCGCCGCTACGGCAGCGTCGACGAGCACATGGCGGCCCATGGGCTGGACGCGGGATCGCTGCGGCAGCGGATCGCGGAGTTCGCGGGCGCCCCGGCGCGCGCCTGA
- a CDS encoding MmcQ/YjbR family DNA-binding protein, protein MLDAEDVRRIALSLPDTTEKVAWNMPTFRVAGKMFATVPEDETSIAVRCPKEERDELALAEPRKFWIADHEAGFAWVRVRLVALEDEAELRDILADSWRQAAPPRLIDAHPELGLPAAD, encoded by the coding sequence ATGCTGGATGCCGAAGACGTACGCCGTATCGCCCTCTCCCTGCCGGACACCACGGAGAAGGTCGCCTGGAACATGCCCACCTTCAGGGTCGCGGGCAAGATGTTCGCCACCGTGCCGGAGGACGAGACCTCCATCGCCGTGCGCTGCCCCAAGGAGGAGCGCGACGAACTCGCCCTGGCGGAGCCCCGGAAGTTCTGGATCGCCGACCACGAGGCCGGCTTCGCCTGGGTGCGGGTCCGGCTCGTGGCGCTGGAGGACGAGGCCGAACTGCGCGACATCCTCGCCGACTCCTGGCGGCAGGCGGCTCCGCCCCGACTGATCGACGCCCACCCGGAGTTGGGGCTTCCGGCCGCGGACTGA